From Pelosinus fermentans DSM 17108, the proteins below share one genomic window:
- a CDS encoding DUF362 domain-containing protein — MQSLDLNKFPEVELPRFIKIKQHFNRQKVEDIPGEVRKKMEPYLENLNGKRIAVGVGSRGVANIALVTKTVVDTLKEAGAKPFIIPVMGSHGGATPEGQADLLASFGISESAMGVPVDASIDVETIGEFEPGSPIYVCKSALEADGIVIIPRIKPHTCFRGPIESGICKMLVIGLGKRLGADSVHSRGFDRFAELIPKIGCIIAQKTKVLFAVALVENAYEDTYKIEVVPKDDILLLEREAALLEEARSLMGRIMFPKFDILVIDEIGKNISGDGQDPNVTGLYITKCVSGGPEFKKSIILDVTEESHGNANGVGMVDVTTRKLFDKIDYISMYTNAYTSTEVEAVKIPMVAATSEDALRMAVKMCNGIDTGQHKIVWIQNTLELTTMLISEPLLAEAEANSNIEVISSPKPLTFVEGEPQKTLI, encoded by the coding sequence ATGCAATCACTCGATTTAAATAAGTTTCCAGAGGTTGAGCTGCCGCGGTTTATAAAAATCAAGCAGCATTTTAACCGACAAAAAGTGGAAGATATTCCTGGTGAGGTTCGTAAGAAAATGGAGCCTTATTTAGAGAATTTAAATGGTAAGCGGATTGCCGTAGGAGTCGGCAGCCGGGGGGTTGCCAATATTGCCTTGGTTACAAAAACGGTAGTGGATACGTTAAAAGAAGCAGGAGCCAAACCCTTCATTATTCCTGTGATGGGGAGCCATGGCGGAGCCACGCCGGAAGGGCAGGCTGATTTATTAGCTTCTTTTGGGATTAGTGAAAGTGCAATGGGAGTTCCGGTTGATGCTTCCATCGATGTGGAAACCATTGGTGAATTTGAACCTGGATCTCCGATTTATGTATGTAAAAGTGCCCTCGAGGCGGATGGGATCGTTATCATTCCAAGAATAAAGCCTCATACTTGTTTTCGAGGCCCCATTGAAAGCGGCATTTGTAAAATGCTTGTGATTGGACTTGGCAAAAGGCTGGGAGCAGATTCAGTTCATAGCCGGGGCTTCGATCGTTTTGCAGAGCTGATTCCGAAAATTGGATGCATAATCGCACAGAAAACCAAAGTACTGTTTGCTGTTGCTCTAGTGGAAAATGCCTATGAAGACACTTATAAAATTGAAGTCGTTCCCAAAGATGATATTTTGTTATTAGAGCGGGAAGCAGCTTTGTTAGAGGAAGCTCGTAGTTTAATGGGGCGTATTATGTTCCCTAAGTTTGATATATTGGTAATTGATGAAATTGGTAAAAATATTAGCGGCGACGGGCAAGATCCTAATGTTACCGGTCTGTATATTACCAAGTGTGTAAGCGGCGGTCCTGAGTTTAAAAAGAGCATTATTTTGGATGTTACGGAAGAATCCCACGGAAATGCCAACGGAGTTGGTATGGTGGATGTTACAACCCGCAAGCTGTTTGATAAAATTGATTATATCAGCATGTACACCAATGCATATACCAGTACTGAGGTAGAAGCCGTCAAGATTCCTATGGTTGCAGCTACTTCTGAAGATGCCTTGCGCATGGCGGTAAAAATGTGTAATGGAATTGATACAGGCCAACATAAAATTGTCTGGATACAAAATACCTTAGAATTAACAACGATGCTGATTAGTGAGCCTTTACTTGCAGAAGCCGAGGCGAATTCAAATATTGAAGTCATTTCCAGTCCCAAACCTTTGACCTTTGTTGAAGGAGAGCCTCAGAAAACCCTGATTTAA
- a CDS encoding sugar kinase, which yields MSEVITVGEPMALLVADHEGPLEDIEHFTKYVAGAEVNFSIGMTRLGHSVTYIAKLGLDPFGKYINKFLQQQNIKTPYIKFDASNRTGMQLKAKVSVGDPEVFNFRKGSAASHMDLPDVEDVVWENVRHLHLTGIPPALSATCRSVTYKLIQNARENGVSISFDPNLRLQLWEDKEEMVQIINELASQSDIVLPGVNEGLLLTGSDDENAIADFYLNKGVSTVIVKLGEKGAFVKTKVDSFIVPGFKVKKVVDTVGAGDGFAVGVISGLLEGLSLNDAVRRGNAVGALAVMSPGDNDGLPNPDQLETYMNSQNGINR from the coding sequence ATGAGTGAAGTGATTACAGTTGGCGAACCCATGGCCCTTTTGGTGGCTGATCACGAAGGTCCCCTTGAAGACATAGAACATTTTACGAAGTATGTTGCAGGTGCTGAAGTCAATTTTTCCATAGGTATGACTCGTTTAGGACACTCTGTAACTTATATTGCAAAGCTTGGTTTAGACCCTTTTGGCAAGTACATTAACAAATTCCTGCAACAGCAGAACATTAAAACTCCATATATAAAATTTGACGCCTCTAACCGCACTGGCATGCAGTTAAAGGCAAAAGTTAGTGTTGGAGATCCGGAAGTTTTTAATTTTCGCAAAGGTTCAGCTGCTTCTCATATGGATCTCCCCGACGTTGAGGACGTTGTATGGGAAAATGTCAGGCATTTGCATTTGACAGGAATACCGCCAGCTCTTTCGGCAACCTGCCGGTCGGTCACCTATAAATTGATTCAGAATGCAAGAGAGAATGGGGTTTCCATTTCCTTTGATCCTAATTTAAGGCTTCAATTGTGGGAGGACAAGGAGGAAATGGTTCAGATTATTAATGAGTTAGCTTCCCAGAGTGATATTGTTTTGCCAGGGGTTAATGAAGGTCTTTTATTAACGGGCAGCGATGATGAAAATGCCATTGCAGATTTTTATTTGAATAAAGGCGTTTCGACAGTGATTGTGAAGTTAGGAGAAAAGGGTGCTTTTGTAAAGACGAAAGTAGATTCTTTTATTGTGCCAGGTTTCAAAGTTAAAAAAGTTGTGGATACAGTTGGAGCTGGTGACGGATTTGCTGTAGGAGTGATTAGCGGACTTCTAGAAGGGCTTTCTCTTAACGATGCTGTACGCAGAGGGAACGCTGTTGGTGCACTTGCAGTCATGTCACCGGGTGACAATGATGGACTTCCTAATCCGGATCAGTTGGAAACCTACATGAATTCACAAAATGGCATAAATCGTTAA
- a CDS encoding DUF6803 family protein has product MVMTHYMELLAVNQPWNLIWYMVIPVALAEALVATEFFTVFLRGSNAGGWKTANKAIGIFLGFYFLGVFLNLITTVIPTIQWRGIADILAVGSYLSGVIPLFSIALLELGVIGKGKSDDEKMKLHFILLTVFLVVAHVAMIFGMVDPTIMGWDPNAAGGNMPPMQHQHP; this is encoded by the coding sequence ATGGTTATGACACACTATATGGAATTGCTGGCTGTTAACCAGCCATGGAATTTAATTTGGTATATGGTTATTCCTGTAGCCCTGGCGGAAGCGCTTGTTGCAACTGAATTTTTTACGGTTTTTCTACGTGGCTCCAATGCTGGTGGATGGAAAACAGCCAATAAGGCAATTGGTATTTTCCTAGGGTTTTACTTCCTGGGAGTCTTTCTTAATTTAATAACCACTGTTATTCCTACGATTCAATGGCGCGGTATTGCTGATATACTTGCAGTAGGCTCTTACCTCAGTGGTGTAATTCCGCTGTTTAGTATTGCTTTATTGGAACTTGGTGTAATCGGCAAGGGTAAATCGGATGATGAAAAGATGAAACTTCATTTTATACTGTTGACCGTGTTTCTCGTTGTTGCTCATGTGGCTATGATTTTCGGGATGGTTGATCCGACGATTATGGGATGGGATCCTAATGCTGCTGGCGGGAACATGCCACCTATGCAGCATCAGCATCCATAA
- a CDS encoding bifunctional 4-hydroxy-2-oxoglutarate aldolase/2-dehydro-3-deoxy-phosphogluconate aldolase, with translation MEKEKVITKICDGGLVAVIRAETSEQAKKITEACIAGGVTAIELTFTVPGAHEIISDLAKLYSPEEILLGAGTVLDPETARIAILSGAQYVVSPCLNRNTVKLCNRYRIPIMPGAMTIKEVVEGMEAGADIIKIFPGELFGPAFVKAIKGPLPQARIMPTGGVSVDNVGEWIKAGCVAVGVGGNITAGAKTGDYQSITDKAKQFVEAIRLARL, from the coding sequence TTGGAAAAAGAAAAAGTAATTACGAAAATATGTGATGGTGGACTAGTAGCCGTCATTAGAGCAGAAACAAGTGAACAGGCAAAAAAAATTACGGAAGCATGTATTGCTGGCGGCGTCACTGCCATTGAGCTTACCTTTACAGTTCCTGGTGCTCACGAGATCATCAGCGACTTGGCGAAACTATATTCGCCGGAGGAAATACTGCTGGGAGCGGGCACTGTACTTGATCCTGAGACTGCTAGAATTGCAATTTTAAGCGGTGCTCAATATGTTGTTTCGCCTTGTTTGAACAGGAATACAGTCAAACTGTGTAATCGCTATCGTATACCGATCATGCCAGGAGCGATGACGATTAAAGAAGTCGTGGAAGGCATGGAGGCTGGTGCCGATATTATTAAAATATTTCCAGGGGAATTATTTGGACCTGCCTTTGTTAAAGCCATTAAAGGACCATTGCCTCAGGCGCGGATTATGCCTACAGGCGGTGTAAGTGTTGATAACGTAGGAGAGTGGATCAAGGCTGGATGCGTTGCTGTCGGCGTTGGCGGCAATATTACCGCAGGTGCAAAAACAGGTGATTACCAGTCGATCACAGACAAGGCAAAACAATTTGTGGAAGCGATACGCTTAGCTCGGTTATAA